Proteins from one Telopea speciosissima isolate NSW1024214 ecotype Mountain lineage chromosome 1, Tspe_v1, whole genome shotgun sequence genomic window:
- the LOC122646215 gene encoding kinesin-like protein KIN-10C isoform X1, with protein sequence MASSTPDSVRSKVISASNSDQRVRIVAKIRPFTNLEIESSNGSPNPCIFVQTPEPESSERVTISFHDQLTSKKESFKLDYCYDQDEDVGQIFSREVRQLVSGIFRGLNASVLVYGAKGSGKTYTIQGSNEKPGLAPMALAEILSACEETGSSVTISCYEVCLDHVYDLLEPKEVSVFEDTGGRIVLKGLSQVPVKSITDFYKLNFHGCTSRKPAQKPTTDVPYRSHKGLIISLFSNDKNPNACRLGKINFVDLAAHESTRMDKSLYALQNVVYALNVNERVPYRESKLTRMLQDSFGEPKQNLIVTCLNPSFCQDTINTISWASRSCLVLNRICPDSTKKTKTVGKSMVFCTPKSGKTQNLTASTKKQNSSKLEYFGKNTNGVSSATKGRKLFDRANTTFNSEQMVSSTSEAGKTQNFTASTKKQNSSKLEFFRKNANGVSSATKGRKLFDRANPTINSEQEISLSSVPHAIEPFRVNESVRSLPEVSIGTECDTNALIVAEEKGNDIIDEVSSSICVTKGDVDKENISTNEDGSPPLSARIRELSNSLKALSSSTPLNIKMPLEGWNSRNNEVGKNVVEPKTPKIEQSARSNDNLEIAIIGTPREKFNLCSSGLKNSLIQEFLKFLNTANKEELKGMKGIGEKRANYILELRNESPEPFKDLSDLKDIGLAMKQINEMMRKIAGGLFN encoded by the exons ATGGCCTCCTCGACACCGGATTCAGTTCGATCCAAAGTAATTTCGGCCTCCAATTCAGATCAAAGAGTTCGAATCGTAGCAAAAATCAGACCCTTTACCAATCTGGAGATTGAATCCTCTAATGGGTCTCCAAATCCTTGTATTTTTGTTCAAACCCCCGAGCCAGAGTCGTCAGAAAGAGTGACAATCTCCTTCCATGACCAATTAACCAg TAAGAAAGAGTCCTTCAAATTAGATTACTGCTATGATCAAGATGAGGACGTTGGACAAATTTTCTCAAGAGAGGTAAGGCAGCTCGTTTCAGGGATTTTCCGTGGTTTGAACGCCTCTGTCCTTGTGTATGGCGCTAAGGGTAGTGGAAAGACATACACAATTCAG GGTTCCAATGAAAAACCAGGATTGGCACCAATGGCTTTGGCTGAAATTCTATCTGCATGTGAGGAAACTGGAAGCTCGGTTACAATATCCTGTTACGAGGTATGTCTGGACCATGTATACGATCTCTTGGAACCAAAGGAGGTATCAGTATTCGAAGATACTGGAGGGAGAATTGTGCTGAAGGGTCTGTCTCAG gttCCTGTAAAGTCTATTACAGATTTTTACAAATTAAATTTTCATGGATGTACCTCTCGGAAGCCAGCACAGAAGCCCACAACTGATGTTCCATATAGGAGCCACAAGGGCTTGATCATTAGTCTTTTCTCTAATGATAAAAATCCCAATGCTTGCCGTCTGGGAAAGATAAATTTTGTGGATTTGGCAG CTCATGAGAGTACCAGGATGGACAAGTCACTGTATGCCCTGCAGAATGTTGTGTATGCTCTGAATGTCAATGAACGGGTTCCATACCGGGAAAGCAAACTCACCCGCATGTTGCAAGACTCTTTTGGGGAACCAAAGCAAAACTTGATTGTTACTTGTTTG AACCCCTCTTTTTGCCAAGACACCATCAATACAATCAGTTGGGCTTCCAGATCATGCCTTGTTCTCAACCGTATCTGCCCGGATTCTACCAAGAAGACCAAGACTGTAGGAAAATCAATGGTCTTCTGCACTCCAAAATCTgggaaaacccaaaaccttacTGCTTCTACAAAGAAACAGAATAGCTCCAAATTGGAATACTTCGGGAAGAATACCAATGGGGTATCATCAGCAACAAAGGGAAG gAAATTGTTTGATAGAGCCAATACTACCTTCAACTCAGAGCAGATGGTGTCCAGCACTTCAGAAGCTGGGAAAACCCAAAACTTCACCGCTTCTACAAAGAAACAGAATAGCTCCAAATTGGAATTCTTCAGGAAGAATGCCAATGGAGTATCATCAGCAACAAAGGGAAG GAAATTGTTTGATAGAGCCAATCCTACCATCAACTCAGAGCAG GAAATTTCATTGTCAAGTGTTCCTCATGCAATAGAACCTTTTAGAGTAAATGAG AGTGTTCGTAGTTTGCCTGAGGTTAGCATTGGAACTGAATGCGATACAAACGCATTGATTGTAGCAGAAG AGAAGGGGAATGATATTATTGATGAAGTTAGCTCCAGCATATGTGTAACAAAAG GTGATGTAGATAAAGAAAACATAAGTACCAATGAAGATGGATCACCACCATTAAGTGCAAGAATAAGAGAACTGTCAAACTCTTTGAAGGCTCTCTCTTCTTCAACCCCATTGAACATAAAGATGCCATTAGAAGGTTGGAATTCACGCAATAATGAGGTCGGCAAAAATGTAGTGGAACCAAAAACTCCCAAAATCGAGCAAAGTGCGAGATCAAATGATAATTTGGAGATTGCAATAATTGGAACTCCTCGTGAAAAATTTAATTTGTGCAGTTCTGGGCTGAAG AACTCCCTCATCCAAGAATTTCTGAAGTTTTTAAATACTGCCAACAA GGAAGAATTAAAAGGAATGAAG ggaattggagagaaaaGAGCTAATTATATACTTGAACTTCGTAACGAATCTCCAGAGCCCTTTAAAGAT TTGAGTGATCTGAAAGACATTGGCCTTGCAATGAAGCAG ATAAATGAGATGATGAGAAAGATCGCTGGTGGACTCTTCAATTAG
- the LOC122646215 gene encoding kinesin-like protein KIN-10C isoform X2 — protein sequence MASSTPDSVRSKVISASNSDQRVRIVAKIRPFTNLEIESSNGSPNPCIFVQTPEPESSERVTISFHDQLTSKKESFKLDYCYDQDEDVGQIFSREVRQLVSGIFRGLNASVLVYGAKGSGKTYTIQGSNEKPGLAPMALAEILSACEETGSSVTISCYEVCLDHVYDLLEPKEVSVFEDTGGRIVLKGLSQVPVKSITDFYKLNFHGCTSRKPAQKPTTDVPYRSHKGLIISLFSNDKNPNACRLGKINFVDLAAHESTRMDKSLYALQNVVYALNVNERVPYRESKLTRMLQDSFGEPKQNLIVTCLNPSFCQDTINTISWASRSCLVLNRICPDSTKKTKTVGKSMVFCTPKSGKTQNLTASTKKQNSSKLEYFGKNTNGVSSATKGRKLFDRANTTFNSEQMVSSTSEAGKTQNFTASTKKQNSSKLEFFRKNANGVSSATKGRKLFDRANPTINSEQEISLSSVPHAIEPFRVNESVRSLPEVSIGTECDTNALIVAEEKGNDIIDEVSSSICVTKDKENISTNEDGSPPLSARIRELSNSLKALSSSTPLNIKMPLEGWNSRNNEVGKNVVEPKTPKIEQSARSNDNLEIAIIGTPREKFNLCSSGLKNSLIQEFLKFLNTANKEELKGMKGIGEKRANYILELRNESPEPFKDLSDLKDIGLAMKQINEMMRKIAGGLFN from the exons ATGGCCTCCTCGACACCGGATTCAGTTCGATCCAAAGTAATTTCGGCCTCCAATTCAGATCAAAGAGTTCGAATCGTAGCAAAAATCAGACCCTTTACCAATCTGGAGATTGAATCCTCTAATGGGTCTCCAAATCCTTGTATTTTTGTTCAAACCCCCGAGCCAGAGTCGTCAGAAAGAGTGACAATCTCCTTCCATGACCAATTAACCAg TAAGAAAGAGTCCTTCAAATTAGATTACTGCTATGATCAAGATGAGGACGTTGGACAAATTTTCTCAAGAGAGGTAAGGCAGCTCGTTTCAGGGATTTTCCGTGGTTTGAACGCCTCTGTCCTTGTGTATGGCGCTAAGGGTAGTGGAAAGACATACACAATTCAG GGTTCCAATGAAAAACCAGGATTGGCACCAATGGCTTTGGCTGAAATTCTATCTGCATGTGAGGAAACTGGAAGCTCGGTTACAATATCCTGTTACGAGGTATGTCTGGACCATGTATACGATCTCTTGGAACCAAAGGAGGTATCAGTATTCGAAGATACTGGAGGGAGAATTGTGCTGAAGGGTCTGTCTCAG gttCCTGTAAAGTCTATTACAGATTTTTACAAATTAAATTTTCATGGATGTACCTCTCGGAAGCCAGCACAGAAGCCCACAACTGATGTTCCATATAGGAGCCACAAGGGCTTGATCATTAGTCTTTTCTCTAATGATAAAAATCCCAATGCTTGCCGTCTGGGAAAGATAAATTTTGTGGATTTGGCAG CTCATGAGAGTACCAGGATGGACAAGTCACTGTATGCCCTGCAGAATGTTGTGTATGCTCTGAATGTCAATGAACGGGTTCCATACCGGGAAAGCAAACTCACCCGCATGTTGCAAGACTCTTTTGGGGAACCAAAGCAAAACTTGATTGTTACTTGTTTG AACCCCTCTTTTTGCCAAGACACCATCAATACAATCAGTTGGGCTTCCAGATCATGCCTTGTTCTCAACCGTATCTGCCCGGATTCTACCAAGAAGACCAAGACTGTAGGAAAATCAATGGTCTTCTGCACTCCAAAATCTgggaaaacccaaaaccttacTGCTTCTACAAAGAAACAGAATAGCTCCAAATTGGAATACTTCGGGAAGAATACCAATGGGGTATCATCAGCAACAAAGGGAAG gAAATTGTTTGATAGAGCCAATACTACCTTCAACTCAGAGCAGATGGTGTCCAGCACTTCAGAAGCTGGGAAAACCCAAAACTTCACCGCTTCTACAAAGAAACAGAATAGCTCCAAATTGGAATTCTTCAGGAAGAATGCCAATGGAGTATCATCAGCAACAAAGGGAAG GAAATTGTTTGATAGAGCCAATCCTACCATCAACTCAGAGCAG GAAATTTCATTGTCAAGTGTTCCTCATGCAATAGAACCTTTTAGAGTAAATGAG AGTGTTCGTAGTTTGCCTGAGGTTAGCATTGGAACTGAATGCGATACAAACGCATTGATTGTAGCAGAAG AGAAGGGGAATGATATTATTGATGAAGTTAGCTCCAGCATATGTGTAACAAAAG ATAAAGAAAACATAAGTACCAATGAAGATGGATCACCACCATTAAGTGCAAGAATAAGAGAACTGTCAAACTCTTTGAAGGCTCTCTCTTCTTCAACCCCATTGAACATAAAGATGCCATTAGAAGGTTGGAATTCACGCAATAATGAGGTCGGCAAAAATGTAGTGGAACCAAAAACTCCCAAAATCGAGCAAAGTGCGAGATCAAATGATAATTTGGAGATTGCAATAATTGGAACTCCTCGTGAAAAATTTAATTTGTGCAGTTCTGGGCTGAAG AACTCCCTCATCCAAGAATTTCTGAAGTTTTTAAATACTGCCAACAA GGAAGAATTAAAAGGAATGAAG ggaattggagagaaaaGAGCTAATTATATACTTGAACTTCGTAACGAATCTCCAGAGCCCTTTAAAGAT TTGAGTGATCTGAAAGACATTGGCCTTGCAATGAAGCAG ATAAATGAGATGATGAGAAAGATCGCTGGTGGACTCTTCAATTAG
- the LOC122646227 gene encoding rop guanine nucleotide exchange factor 3-like: MDNYSIRNEIYDLCYLPSCSTDQNEQSTTETPEYSLTRSDSFTFGRTNSEISTFSDHYYDENNFSEESSPSRWPSSKSLTRKRGFLTRSSMKKNSGVEDENDDDQEVTDADMEMMKERFSKLLLGEDMSGSGKGVCTAVAISNAMTNLYATVFGQNLRLEPLPPEKKSMWRREMTCLLSICDFILEFLPSTETYPDGEAEELTINRPRSDISMNLPGLQKLDTMLMEILDSFTEQEFRYTEQGKLSANELNSASSRRIIHLQEDKWWLPVPCIPSGGLSDESRKQLQHKRDSTFQIHKAAKAINNTILADMQVPETYLETLPKSGKSSVGDEIYRYMYTTDKFSPDYLLDCLKISSEHEALEIADRVEASMYTWRRKACMSHSKPYLDMFKDLRADGDKNYTLATRAESLLLCLKQRFPELSQTTLDTSKIHYNRDVGQAILESYSRVLEGLAFNIVTWIEDVISADRLMKNQDQRKQ; encoded by the exons ATGGACAATTACTCGATTCGCAACGAAATTTATGATCTGTGTTACCTTCCATCTTGTTCCACGGATCAGAATGAGCAATCAACAACTGAAACACCTGAGTACTCTCTCACGAGAAGTGATTCGTTCACGTTTGGCCGGACCAACTCTGAAATCTCAACCTTCTCAGACCACTATTATGATGAGAACAACTTTTCTGAAGAAAGCTCGCCTTCACGCTGGCCCAGTTCGAAATCTCTAACCCGTAAAAGGGGTTTCCTCACCagatcatcaatgaagaagaacTCTGGAGTGGAAGATGAGAATGATGATGATCAAGAAGTTACAGATGCAG ATATGGAAATGATGAAGGAAAGGTTTTCAAAGCTTTTGCTGGGGGAAGACATGTCCGGAAGTGGGAAGGGTGTCTGTACAGCAGTTGCAATCTCAAATGCCATGACAAACCTCTACG CTACTGTTTTTGGTCAGAACTTGAGATTAGAACCACTGCCACCTGAGAAGAAGTCCATGTGGAGAAGAGAGATGACCTGTCTTTTATCCATATGTGATTTCATACTTGAATTCCTACCTTCCACCGAAACCTATCCAGATGGGGAGGCTGAGGAG TTGACGATTAATAGACCCAGATCTGATATTTCTATGAACCTTCCGGGACTACAAAAGCTCGACACAATGCTGATG GAAATCTTGGATAGTTTCACGGAACAGGAATTCAGGTATACAGAGCAGGGAAAGCTTTCTGCAAATGAACTTAATTCTGCATCATCCAGACGGATTATTCATCTGCAAGAGGATAAATGGTGGTTGCCGGTACCATGTATACCTTCAGGAGGCCTCTCTGATGAGTCCAGGAAGCAATTACAACACAAACGTGACAGCACATTTCAAATTCACAAGGCAGCCAAGGCTATCAACAATACCATTCTTGCTGACATGCAAGTCCCAGAAACATACTTGGAAACCCTTCCAAAG AGTGGGAAGAGCAGCGTTGGAGATGAAATTTACCGATATATGTACACCACAGATAAATTCTCCCCTGACTATCTTCTTGATTGCCTGAAAATATCTTCAGAACATGAAGCTCTTGAGATTGCAGACCGGGTGGAAGCTTCAATGTACACATGGAGACGCAAAGCATGCATGAGTCACTCAAAACCCTACTTGGATAtgttcaaagatttaagggctGATGGGGATAAGAACTACACACTTGCTACTAGAGCAGAGAGTCTGTTGTTATGCTTAAAGCAGAGGTTCCCAGAACTATCACAGACAACCTTGGATACAAGTAAAATCCATTACAATAGG GATGTTGGGCAAGCAATCTTAGAGAGCTACTCAAGAGTATTGGAAGGTCTAGCATTCAATATAGTAACTTGGATAGAGGACGTGATCTCTGCAGACAGGTTAATGAAAAACCAAGATCAGAGGAAACAATGA
- the LOC122657406 gene encoding pentatricopeptide repeat-containing protein At1g11290, chloroplastic-like, with translation MNFLRSCFASLAVDTNKVNPHFCFHISKTWTNQMSKSRSLFAKSHFISALAVFDDYSQRHILIRNLNSGSYNTISHGEFTEPEAPSESHVGLTPKHVISWTATISSFARSNRPENAIEMFKLMLVNDQKPNYVTLLSVIRAVGSMGWEEMIRGIHGFVIKHGFGSEVSLVTALVGLYSVHDMKIVWQLFDGTPTKDLVLWSAMIAACSKNGQSVEALEIFRQMQYEGEDPNHISIVSVLPACADLGALSLGKQIHGYSIKRELSLFTNVQNSLVDMYAKCGKLKVSILLFNGIVNKDIVSWNTMICRCLGNGFPGKALDLFSNMRSSCLEPDETAIRNALGACSQLGEFEYGLGLHCYVIKDGFLPLVPIGTALLRMYAKFGDVDSAETLFANLHEKDLIAWSAMISVYAQAGYPYDALDTFKQMQLVNVKPNEVTLVSLLQACSSMGAQEHGKSVHACTVRLGYSSNLYITSALIDFYCKLGRLNQGKALFDKLPIKDLICWSSMINGYGVNGCGKEALETFSDMLECGTKPNDIVFVSVLSACSHCGLEDEAWNWFYSMEEKYGVVPTVAHYACMVDLLSRRGRIEEALGFIKEMPMQPNASVWGALLTGCRLSQSPIEVIEFAAKHLLNLDALNTSYLVILSNLYAEHGRWRDVERLRRLVKEKGLRKTGGYSLVEAN, from the coding sequence ATGAACTTTCTCCGTTCCTGCTTTGCTTCTCTTGCAGTCGATACTAATAAAGTGAACCCACACTTCTGTTTTCATATCAGCAAAACATGGACCAACCAAATGTCAAAATCGAGAAGTCTATTTGCTAAGTCTCACTTCATAAGTGCCCTCGCAGTGTTCGACGATTATTCCCAAAGACACATTCTTATTCGAAATTTAAATTCTGGTTCGTATAACACTATTTCGCATGGAGAATTCACAGAACCTGAGGCTCCATCTGAATCCCATGTTGGGCTTACCCCCAAACATGTTATTTCTTGGACGGCTACTATTTCTAGCTTCGCAAGGAGTAATCGCCCAGAAAATGCTATTGAGATGTTTAAACTAATGCTTGTAAACGATCAGAAGCCGAACTACGTGACGCTCCTGAGCGTAATTCGTGCTGTCGGTTCAATGGGTTGGGAAGAAATGATTCGGGGAATTCACGGCTTCGTGATCAAACATGGGTTTGGCTCTGAAGTTTCTCTTGTGACGGCCCTTGTGGGTCTCTATTCTGTCCATGATATGAAGATCGTGTGGCAACTGTTTGACGGGACACCCACGAAGGATTTGGTTCTCTGGAGTGCAATGATTGCAGCATGCTCGAAGAATGGCCAATCTGTTGAAGCCCTTGAGATTTTCAGACAAATGCAATATGAAGGTGAAGACCCTAATCACATAAGCATTGTCAGTGTTCTACCTGCTTGTGCCGATCTTGGTGCTCTGTCATTGGGTAAACAGATACATGGATACTCCATAAAGAGAGAATTATCGTTGTTCACCAATGTTCAGAACTCACTTGTGGATATGTACGCGAAATGTGGGAAACTAAAGGTTTCAATTTTGCTTTTCAATGGGATTGTGAATAAGGATATAGTATCTTGGAACACCATGATTTGCAGGTGTTTAGGAAACGGTTTTCCTGGGAAAGCATTAGATTTATTTTCAAACATGCGATCTTCTTGCTTGGAACCAGATGAAACCGCCATTAGGAATGCATTAGGAGCTTGCTCACAATTGGGTGAATTTGAGTATGGGCTGGGATTGCATTGTTATGTGATAAAGGATGGGTTTTTGCCTCTTGTTCCTATTGGGACTGCTCTTCTGAGAATGTATGCCAAGTTTGGCGATGTCGACTCAGCAGAGACTCTGTTTGCCAACCTCCATGAAAAAGATCTTATTGCCTGGAGTGCCATGATCTCCGTATATGCTCAAGCTGGGTATCCATATGATGCACTGGACACATTCAAACAGATGCAATTAGTAAATGTGAAGCCTAATGAAGTCACTTTGGTTAGTTTGTTACAAGCGTGCTCTTCAATGGGAGCTCAAGAACATGGGAAGAGTGTACATGCCTGCACTGTTAGGCTTGGGTACTCATCCAATCTATATATAACATCGGCTTTGATTGATTTTTACTGCAAACTTGGGAGGCTAAACCAAGGAAAAGCCTTGTTTGATAAACTTCCAATCAAAGATCTTATATGCTGGAGTTCAATGATAAATGGGTATGGGGTGAATGGGTGTGGTAAAGAGGCCCTTGAGACTTTCTCTGATATGTTGGAGTGTGGGACAAAGCCGAATGACATTgtttttgtttcagttttatCAGCATGTAGTCACTGTGGTTTGGAAGATGAAGCTTGGAATTGGTTTTATAGCATGGAAGAAAAGTATGGTGTTGTTCCTACTGTTGCACactatgcttgcatggtagatttGCTTAGTCGTCGAGGACGAATTGAAGAAGCTCTTGGATTTATTAAGGAGATGCCAATGCAACCCAACGCAAGTGTTTGGGGAGCCCTGCTCACTGGTTGCAGATTGTCACAGAGCCCTATTGAGGTTATAGAATTTGCAGCCAAACATCTTCTGAACTTGGATGCACTAAATACAAGCTATCTTGTGATCTTGTCAAACCTGTATGCTGAGCATGGTCGGTGGAGAGATGTGGAGAGGCTTAGGAGGTTGGTGAAGGAGAAGGGATTGAGGAAGACTGGGGGATATAGCCTGGTTGAAGCAAATTAA
- the LOC122666744 gene encoding GMP synthase [glutamine-hydrolyzing]-like isoform X2 has translation MEPQNVTSNLVLIMDFGSQYTHLITRRIRKLSFFSLCISGTSPLKSITDLNPRVIILSGGPHSVHAEGAPCFPPGFIEYVEANNVFVLGICYGLQLIVQKLGGEVRIGEKQEYGRMEITVEKTCGMFGSKAVGDRQSVWMSHGDEVAKLPDGFLVVARSQQGSVAAIENPSKRFYGLQYHPEVTHSPEGMETLCHFLFNVCRLTADWKMEDLMEEEIKVIKGMVGPEDHVICALSGGVDSTVAATLLHKAIGDRLHCIFVDNGLLRYKERERVMETFERDLHLPVTCVDATEQFLSKLKGVVDPEAKRKIIGREFICIFDVFAEDLEHKLGKKPVFLVQGTLYPDVIESCPPPGSGRTHSHTIKSHHNVGGLPKDMKLKLIEPLKLLFKDEVRELGSILNVPEAFLKRHPFPGPGLAVRVLGDVAEGNALEILRQVDEIFIQSIKEAGLYDSIWQAFAVFLPIRSVGVQGDQRTHSHVVALRAVTSQDGMTADCTSSLMMLPERFATVFGV, from the exons ATGGAGCCCCAAAACGTAACGTCGAATCTAGTTCTCATCATGGACTTCGGTTCTCAGTACACTCATCTCATCACTCGTAGAATCCGAaaactttccttcttctccctctgcATCTCCGGCACTTCTCCCCTCAAATCCATCACCGATCTCAACCCTCGTGTTATAATCCTCTCCGGTGGCCCTCACTCTGTTCACGCCGAGGGAGCGCCGTGCTTTCCTCCTGGATTCATCGAGTATGTTGAGGCGAACAATGTATTTGTGTTAGGTATTTGCTATGGCTTGCAACTGATTGTGCAGAAGCTCGGTGGAGAAGTCAGGATTGGAGAGAAGCAGGAGTACGGGAGGATGGAGATTACGGTGGAGAAGACCTGCGGTATGTTTGGTTCTAAAGCCGTTGGTGACAGGCAGAGCGTTTGGATGAGCCATGGCGACGAAGTTGCGAAGCTCCCAGATGGGTTTTTGGTTGTAGCCAGGAGTCAGCAAGGTTCGGTTGCGGCGATCGAGAATCCATCGAAGAGGTTTTATGGGCTTCAGTATCACCCGGAG GTGACACATTCCCCAGAAGGGATGGAAACACTGTGCCACTTCCTTTTCAATGTATGTAGATTAACTGCTGATTGGAAGATGGAAGATCTaatggaagaagaaattaaagtgATCAAAGGTATGGTGGGTCCTGAAGATCATGTTATCTGTGCATTATCTGGAGGTGTAGATTCCACAGTTGCGGCAACTCTTCTTCATAAGGCAATAGGAGACAGGCTTCACTGTATTTTCGTTGACAATGGTTTATTGAG GTACAAGGAGAGAGAGCGTGTGATGGAAACCTTTGAAAGGGATCTTCATCTACCTGTTACTTGCGTTGATGCAACAGAGCAATTTCTTAGTAAGCTCAAAGGTGTTGTAGACCCTGAGGCTAAAAGGAAAATAATTGGAAGAGAATTCATCTGCATTTTTGATGTTTTTGCCGAAGATTTGGAGCATAAATTAGGAAAGAAGcctgttttcttggttcaaggGACCTTGTATCCAGATGTTATTGAATCATGCCCACCTCCTGGAAGTGGCAGAACCCATTCTCACACAATCAAGAGCCACCATAATGTTGGGGGGCTTCCCAAGGACATGAAACTGAAACTCATCGAACCACTTAAGTTACTATTCAAGGATGAG GTTCGGGAATTGGGGAGCATCTTGAATGTCCCTGAAGCATTTCTAAAGCGGCATCCTTTCCCTGGACCAGGCCTTGCAGTACGAGTCTTGGGTGATGTTGCTGAAGGAAATGCCTTAGAGATCCTTCGTCAG GTTGACGAAATCTTCATTCAGTCAATTAAAGAAGCTGGGCTCTATGATTCAATATGGCAAGCTTTTGCGGTGTTTCTGCCAATAAGATCAGTTGGGGTTCAAGGGGATCAGAGGACACATTCTCATGTTGTTGCTCTCAGAGCGGTTACCAGCCAGGATGGAATGACGGCAGATTG
- the LOC122666744 gene encoding GMP synthase [glutamine-hydrolyzing]-like isoform X1 gives MEPQNVTSNLVLIMDFGSQYTHLITRRIRKLSFFSLCISGTSPLKSITDLNPRVIILSGGPHSVHAEGAPCFPPGFIEYVEANNVFVLGICYGLQLIVQKLGGEVRIGEKQEYGRMEITVEKTCGMFGSKAVGDRQSVWMSHGDEVAKLPDGFLVVARSQQGSVAAIENPSKRFYGLQYHPEVTHSPEGMETLCHFLFNVCRLTADWKMEDLMEEEIKVIKGMVGPEDHVICALSGGVDSTVAATLLHKAIGDRLHCIFVDNGLLRYKERERVMETFERDLHLPVTCVDATEQFLSKLKGVVDPEAKRKIIGREFICIFDVFAEDLEHKLGKKPVFLVQGTLYPDVIESCPPPGSGRTHSHTIKSHHNVGGLPKDMKLKLIEPLKLLFKDEVRELGSILNVPEAFLKRHPFPGPGLAVRVLGDVAEGNALEILRQVDEIFIQSIKEAGLYDSIWQAFAVFLPIRSVGVQGDQRTHSHVVALRAVTSQDGMTADWYYFEHKFLDDVARKICNSVRGVNRVVQDITAKPPSTIEWE, from the exons ATGGAGCCCCAAAACGTAACGTCGAATCTAGTTCTCATCATGGACTTCGGTTCTCAGTACACTCATCTCATCACTCGTAGAATCCGAaaactttccttcttctccctctgcATCTCCGGCACTTCTCCCCTCAAATCCATCACCGATCTCAACCCTCGTGTTATAATCCTCTCCGGTGGCCCTCACTCTGTTCACGCCGAGGGAGCGCCGTGCTTTCCTCCTGGATTCATCGAGTATGTTGAGGCGAACAATGTATTTGTGTTAGGTATTTGCTATGGCTTGCAACTGATTGTGCAGAAGCTCGGTGGAGAAGTCAGGATTGGAGAGAAGCAGGAGTACGGGAGGATGGAGATTACGGTGGAGAAGACCTGCGGTATGTTTGGTTCTAAAGCCGTTGGTGACAGGCAGAGCGTTTGGATGAGCCATGGCGACGAAGTTGCGAAGCTCCCAGATGGGTTTTTGGTTGTAGCCAGGAGTCAGCAAGGTTCGGTTGCGGCGATCGAGAATCCATCGAAGAGGTTTTATGGGCTTCAGTATCACCCGGAG GTGACACATTCCCCAGAAGGGATGGAAACACTGTGCCACTTCCTTTTCAATGTATGTAGATTAACTGCTGATTGGAAGATGGAAGATCTaatggaagaagaaattaaagtgATCAAAGGTATGGTGGGTCCTGAAGATCATGTTATCTGTGCATTATCTGGAGGTGTAGATTCCACAGTTGCGGCAACTCTTCTTCATAAGGCAATAGGAGACAGGCTTCACTGTATTTTCGTTGACAATGGTTTATTGAG GTACAAGGAGAGAGAGCGTGTGATGGAAACCTTTGAAAGGGATCTTCATCTACCTGTTACTTGCGTTGATGCAACAGAGCAATTTCTTAGTAAGCTCAAAGGTGTTGTAGACCCTGAGGCTAAAAGGAAAATAATTGGAAGAGAATTCATCTGCATTTTTGATGTTTTTGCCGAAGATTTGGAGCATAAATTAGGAAAGAAGcctgttttcttggttcaaggGACCTTGTATCCAGATGTTATTGAATCATGCCCACCTCCTGGAAGTGGCAGAACCCATTCTCACACAATCAAGAGCCACCATAATGTTGGGGGGCTTCCCAAGGACATGAAACTGAAACTCATCGAACCACTTAAGTTACTATTCAAGGATGAG GTTCGGGAATTGGGGAGCATCTTGAATGTCCCTGAAGCATTTCTAAAGCGGCATCCTTTCCCTGGACCAGGCCTTGCAGTACGAGTCTTGGGTGATGTTGCTGAAGGAAATGCCTTAGAGATCCTTCGTCAG GTTGACGAAATCTTCATTCAGTCAATTAAAGAAGCTGGGCTCTATGATTCAATATGGCAAGCTTTTGCGGTGTTTCTGCCAATAAGATCAGTTGGGGTTCAAGGGGATCAGAGGACACATTCTCATGTTGTTGCTCTCAGAGCGGTTACCAGCCAGGATGGAATGACGGCAGATTG